In Humulus lupulus chromosome 6, drHumLupu1.1, whole genome shotgun sequence, a single genomic region encodes these proteins:
- the LOC133783174 gene encoding receptor like protein 22-like has protein sequence MSSVSPDSFMNLSTSLTSLDLSESHLQGKLPENVHSLPNLQQLDLSYNPYLNGSFPQYNWSSPIKVLNLSGVGVVIDLPHICRKLKYLHTLSLSAYNYLKLSPSLFDNCTQITSLDLSNNNFGSYIPWPSILNLQLIYLDLSWNNLIGQLPEICSNSTKNSPLCVSSKHQVVGSLPLNLKSLKLYRNELNGTIPSWIYSLPSLQYIDLSFNKFSGSLQEFQHNSLVFLSLSFNNLQGFFPRSIFQQVNLSSLELFSSNLSGVVQLDQFSKLKKLQTLYLSDNSLLLVSNNNNDTFPNSLSQLYLSSCGMREFPSSLRSLENLEELDLSNNEIEGSVPKWLLNMGMDSLYFLNISHNLLTQIDRIPWRTLECIDIRSNQLQGQFPIPPPRVSSFSISNNKLVGGISPLICNLSRLELLDLSNNNLSGRIPPCLGNLRLAVLDLHMNKFHGTIPPSFAKGNPLSVLNLNENQLGGTLPKSLLNCKNLEFLDIGNNKIDGSFPQWLESLPMLQVLILRSNRFQGSIRNPKLKLPFPKLRNLDLSGNEFVGLLPEIFFGKLLGMEDASSSYFNYMEVSVDYNTYQDSMTVAIKGFIFELAKIHNMFVIIDLSRNNFTGKIPKSIGKLKSLKSLNLSHNKLTGNIPPSLGNLINLEGLDVSSNKLVGKISWQLASNLNQLGFLNLSMNQLEGPIPRSRQFDTFNEDSYNGNSGLCGFPISKSCNEDMAHQPSPSTSQQGDEEHVNGFDWKIVLMGYGSGMVIGISVGYMVLKDNIIDGLVKKNESRRVASFQEKIKAECSSKWWNRDKTLVCKFLMFCLKCIRACRCV, from the coding sequence ATGTCTTCTGTTTCACCTGATTCCTTTATGAATCTGTCAACTTCTTTGACATCTCTTGATCTTAGTGAGAGTCATTTGCAGGGGAAACTTCCAGAAAATGTTCACAGTTTGCCAAACCTTCAACAACTTGATTTGAGTTACAACCCATATCTCAATGGTTCTTTTCCACAATACAATTGGAGCAGCCCAATAAAAGTATTGAATCTTTCTGGAGTTGGAGTCGTGATAGATCTACCTCACATTTGTAGAAAGTTGAAGTATTTACATACTTTGTCTCTAAGCGCTTACAATTACTTAAAACTTTCTCCCTCACTGTTTGATAATTGCACACAAATCACTTCCTTAGATCTTTCAAATAATAATTTTGGTAGCTATATCCCATGGCCATCTATTTTAAATCTACAACTAATCTATTTAGATCTTTCATGGAATAATCTTATAGGCCAACTTCCAGAAATTTGTAGTAACTCCACAAAAAATTCACCTTTGTGTGTCAGTTCCAAACATCAAGTAGTGGGTTCTCTTCCATTGAATTTAAAATCTTTGAAGTTATATCGAAATGAGCTCAATGGGACGATACCTTCTTGGATATATTCCCTTCCATCTTTACAATATATAGATCTAAGTTTCAACAAATTTAGCGGTAGCCTTCAAGAATTTCAACATAACTCTTTGGTATTTCTTTCGTTATCTTTTAATAACTTACAAGGCTTTTTTCCAAGATCAATTTTTCAGCAGGTCAATCTTTCTTCTTTAGAACTTTTTTCAAGCAACTTGAGTGGTGTCGTGCAATTAGACCAGTTTTCAAAGTTAAAAAAGCTTCAAACTCTTTATCTTTCTGATAATAGTTTGTTGTTGGTATCCAACAATAATAATGATACATTTCCCAATTCTCTTTCTCAATTATATTTGTCTTCATGTGGTATGAGGGAGTTCCCATCTTCCTTAAGAAGCTTAGAAAATTTAGAAGAATTGGACCTCTCCAACAATGAAATTGAAGGAAGTGTTCCCAAATGGCTATTGAATATGGGTATGGATTCATTATATTTCTTAAATATTTCTCACAACCTTTTGACTCAAATAGACCGAATTCCTTGGAGGACTCTAGAGTGCATTGACATTCGCTCCAACCAACTTCAAGGTCAATTTCCAATTCCACCTCCTAGAGTGTCATCCTTTTCTATTTCAAACAATAAATTGGTTGGGGGAATATCACCATTGATTTGCAATCTCAGTAGGCTTGAACTCCTTGATTTGTCAAATAACAATTTGAGTGGGAGAATTCCTCCATGTCTTGGAAATTTAAGACTCGCGGTTCTAGATTTGCATATGAATAAGTTTCATGGTACCATTCCTCCATCTTTTGCAAAAGGAAACCCTTTAAGTGTTTTGAATCTTAAtgaaaatcaattgggagggacATTGCCAAAATCTTTGCTCAATTGTAAAAATTTGGAATTCTTAGATATTGGAAACAACAAAATAGATGGATCATTTCCCCAATGGTTAGAATCTCTTCCGATGCTCCAAGTTCTTATCTTGAGATCTAACAGATTTCAAGGTTCAATAAGAAATCCCAAGCTAAAACTTCCCTTTCCAAAATTGAGAAATTTAGATCTCTCTGGAAATGAATTTGTTGGGCTTTTGCCAGAAATATTTTTTGGGAAACTTTTAGGAATGGAGGATGCTAGTTCAAGCTACTTTAACTACATGGAAGTGTCTGTAGATTACAATACTTATCAAGATTCTATGACAGTGGCAATAAAAGGATTCATCTTCGAGTTGGCAAAAATTCATAACATGTTTGTAATAATTGATTTGTCAAGAAATAACTTCACAGGAAAGATTCCAAAGTCGATTGGTAAGCTCAAGTCACTGAAAAGTCTCAATTTGTCACATAACAAGCTGACAGGTAATATCCCACCATCATTAGGAAATTTGATCAATCTAGAAGGGTTAGATGTCTCCTCTAACAAGCTCGTTGGGAAGATTTCATGGCAATTGGCATCAAATCTAAATCAACTCGGGTTTTTAAATCTTTCTATGAACCAATTGGAGGGACCGATACCTCGTAGCCGACAATTCGATACATTCAATGAAGATTCATATAATGGAAATTCAGGTTTGTGTGGTTTTCCAATATCTAAATCATGCAACGAGGACATGGCACACCAACCATCACCTTCAACGTCTCAACAAGGAGATGAGGAGCATGTGAATGGATTTGATTGGAAGATTGTGTTGATGGGATATGGAAGCGGAATGGTTATAGGAATTTCAGTGGGATACATGGTCCTTAAAGATAATATAATTGATGGGCTTGTCAAAAAAAATGAAAGCAGAAGAGTGGCATCTTTTCAGGAAAAGATCAAAGCGGAATGTTCGTCAAAATGGTGGAATCGGGACAAGACATTAGTTTGCAAATTTTTAATGTTTTGTTTAAAGTGTATTAGAGCTTGTAGGTGTGTTTAA
- the LOC133785988 gene encoding receptor-like protein 9DC3, translated as MVLDLSSNNLSGIIPQCIVKHNKFLSVLNFARNKLYGTIPNTFSIGNTLRNLNLNGNHLKGSLPRSLEYCRNLEVLDLGNNILNDSFPHWLDSLPALRVLVLRSNRFNGSIRKPKIKYPFPELRIIDLSHNEFDGALPTKYFVSFKAMILNTENVELKYMGEHYYQDSITVTMKGYELELVHILTILVTLDFSCNNFSGEIPMFLGGLNALKGLNISHNMLRGTIPSSLGNLTNLEWLDLSANKLSGNIPLQLTDLIWLEILYLSENKLVGPIPNGKQFNTFSNDSFKGNLDLCGFPLSKPCNEEYEGSTMEQENESENANGFTWKVVLLGYGCGFVFGIFIGYIIFFSNGRAGVFVKWL; from the coding sequence ATGGTGCTTGATTTATCTTCAAATAACTTGAGTGGTATCATTCCTCAATGCATTGTAAAACATAATAAATTTCTTTCGGTCTTGAATTTCGCTAGGAACAAATTATATGGTACTATCCCCAACACATTTTCAATAGGAAATACTTTGAGAAATCTCAATCTAAATGGAAATCATTTAAAAGGCTCATTGCCAAGATCACTAGAATATTGCAGAAATCTTGAAGTTCTAGATCTTGGAAATAACATCCTCAACGACTCATTTCCTCACTGGCTAGACTCTCTTCCAGCCTTACGGGTTTTAGTCTTGAGATCTAATAGGTTTAATGGTTCgataagaaaacctaaaatcaAATATCCTTTTCCTGAGTTAAGGATTATAGATTTGTCCCACAATGAGTTTGATGGTGCTCTTCCAACAAAATACTTTGTCAGCTTCAAAGCTATGATTTTGAATACAGAGAATGTAGAACTAAAGTACATGGGAGAGCATTATTACCAAGACTCTATAACAGTGACCATGAAAGGATATGAGTTAGAGTTGGTGCATATCCTAACTATCCTTGTAACTCTTGATTTCTCATGCAATAATTTTAGTGGAGAGATTCCAATGTTCCTTGGAGGGCTGAACGCACTCAAGGGCCTCAACATTTCTCATAATATGCTCAGAGGTACCATACCATCATCATTGGGAAATTTGACTAACCTTGAGTGGTTAGACCTCTCTGCTAACAAGCTAAGTGGGAATATTCCTTTGCAGTTGACCGATTTAATATGGCTCGAAATCTTATACCTTTCAGAAAACAAACTCGTGGGACCAATACCCAATGGTAAGCAGTTCAATACTTTTAGCAATGATTCATTCAAAGGAAATTTAGATTTGTGTGGTTTTCCACTGTCCAAACCATGCAATGAGGAATATGAAGGATCAACCATGGAGCAAGAAAATGAATCAGAGAATGCAAATGGATTTACTTGGAAAGTTGTGCTATTGGGGTATGGATGTGGCTTTGTGTTTGGGATCTTCATaggttatattatttttttctcaaaTGGAAGAGCAGGTGTGTTTGTGAAGTGGTTGTAG